The following are from one region of the Sulfurimicrobium lacus genome:
- a CDS encoding CopD family protein, with the protein MLWIKAFHIIFVVSWFAGLFYLPRLFVNHAMVDDPATVERLTLMEHKLYRFMTPLGVLALVFGIWLWLGYGFSGGWLHVKLVLVTLLAAYHLYCGRIVADFRNGRNRHGHVFYRWMNELPVLILVAVVILVVVKPF; encoded by the coding sequence ATGCTCTGGATCAAAGCGTTCCACATCATCTTCGTCGTCAGCTGGTTCGCCGGCCTGTTCTACCTGCCGCGCCTGTTCGTGAACCACGCCATGGTGGACGACCCGGCCACGGTGGAACGCCTCACGCTGATGGAGCACAAGCTGTACCGCTTCATGACGCCGCTGGGCGTGCTGGCGCTGGTGTTCGGCATCTGGCTGTGGCTCGGTTACGGCTTCAGCGGCGGCTGGCTGCACGTCAAGCTGGTACTGGTAACCCTGCTTGCCGCCTACCACCTCTACTGCGGCAGGATCGTGGCGGACTTCAGGAACGGCCGCAACCGTCACGGCCATGTGTTCTACCGCTGGATGAACGAACTGCCGGTGCTGATCCTGGTCGCCGTGGTGATCCTGGTGGTGGTCAAGCCGTTCTAA
- a CDS encoding TlpA family protein disulfide reductase: protein MALPQRLREWFSWKRWRPDVWTLLLVGAIAYVWFRPPAWISEEWRDAPKLQVTLFDGRRVDLEQLRGKVVLVNFWATWCPYCRHEMPAMESFYRDYQGKGFEMLALSQDDDIGKVAAFMAKEAYHFPVAMEPAGVAAAFGGVSRLPTSFVIDKQGRIRKKISGQVYYARLKDLVEPLLAE, encoded by the coding sequence ATGGCTTTGCCGCAGCGATTGCGCGAATGGTTTTCGTGGAAAAGGTGGCGCCCCGACGTGTGGACGCTGTTGCTTGTTGGTGCCATCGCCTATGTCTGGTTTCGCCCGCCCGCCTGGATCAGCGAGGAATGGCGGGATGCGCCCAAGCTGCAGGTAACCCTGTTCGACGGTCGCCGGGTGGATCTGGAACAGCTGCGCGGCAAGGTGGTGCTGGTGAATTTCTGGGCAACCTGGTGTCCTTATTGCAGGCATGAAATGCCGGCGATGGAGTCGTTCTACCGCGATTACCAGGGAAAGGGATTTGAAATGCTTGCCTTGAGTCAGGACGACGATATCGGCAAGGTGGCGGCGTTCATGGCCAAGGAGGCTTACCATTTTCCCGTGGCCATGGAACCGGCGGGTGTCGCGGCAGCGTTTGGCGGGGTAAGCCGGCTGCCGACTTCATTCGTGATCGACAAGCAGGGCAGGATCAGGAAAAAGATCAGCGGCCAGGTTTACTACGCCCGTCTCAAGGACTTGGTCGAACCCTTGCTGGCGGAGTAG
- a CDS encoding DinB family protein, translating into MTTTMTTLKKHFVYQADYQHWANDTLFAALDVLDEDARQSHQGMIFENIHKTVNHILVATRNWMTRLKQDNQSVGREELFMADWKELKNVLRLEFREAQRWLEAQPEAFFDEQIGYFDTDNQPRQIWVRDALTHIMTHAAHLRGQVTSVAVRLGAPVPEMDYIFYKAEMEKNLEHLRAH; encoded by the coding sequence ATGACGACCACGATGACGACACTGAAAAAACATTTCGTCTACCAGGCAGATTACCAGCATTGGGCCAACGACACGCTGTTCGCCGCGCTGGATGTGCTCGACGAGGATGCACGGCAAAGCCACCAGGGCATGATCTTCGAGAATATCCACAAGACCGTGAATCACATTCTGGTAGCAACCCGCAACTGGATGACGCGCCTCAAGCAGGATAACCAGAGCGTGGGGCGCGAAGAGCTGTTCATGGCAGACTGGAAGGAGCTCAAGAACGTGCTGCGCCTGGAATTCCGCGAAGCCCAGCGCTGGCTGGAAGCCCAGCCGGAAGCGTTTTTCGACGAACAGATCGGCTATTTCGACACCGACAACCAGCCGCGCCAGATTTGGGTACGCGATGCGCTCACCCACATCATGACCCACGCCGCCCATCTGCGCGGCCAGGTCACATCGGTTGCCGTGCGCCTGGGCGCGCCGGTACCGGAAATGGACTACATCTTCTACAAGGCGGAAATGGAAAAAAACCTGGAGCACTTGCGCGCCCACTAG
- a CDS encoding AMP-dependent synthetase/ligase, with translation MTNLAQLLAQHLSAPERVLYSQFVDGEWRDYSVLDVVRLAARWQQALRRDGLQAGERVAICLRNSVNWVAVDMAALGLGLVVVPLYVDDNPENIAWCLQNSGARLVVMENSRQRAALQAAMQAPSSALPRIICLQDGPGACDLADWLPADAAAFEVRPLEPGTLATIVYTSGTSGRPKGVMLSHRNILANVAASSDVVRLRGADSLLSVLPLSHMFERTCGYYLPLSVGIKVAYARGIQQIAEDLAFHRPTVLIAVPRVFERFLARLEKTLAQNALKRVLFRLTVHLGWRRFKRQATLAERGLYRLLQRFVAAPILERLGGRLCLAVVGGAKVELRIARTFIGLGLNLIQGYGLTEAAPVVAANREEDNDPATVGAPLKGIETRINEAGELLVRGPSVMLGYWQNPEASAAVMDTEGWLNTGDLAAFSAGKIVIRGRSKDVLILSSGEKAPPQDIEIAILDDPVFEQAMLLGEGKAFFSLLAVTAETDDKMLVRRANAQLKSFPRYIRVRRVIPLSEPWTVENGLLTPTQKVKREAVLERFGALIEEVYR, from the coding sequence ATGACCAATCTCGCTCAACTGCTCGCACAACATCTTTCCGCTCCGGAGCGGGTCCTCTATAGCCAGTTCGTGGACGGCGAGTGGCGCGATTATTCGGTACTCGATGTCGTCCGCCTAGCCGCGCGCTGGCAACAGGCCTTGCGCCGCGATGGGCTGCAGGCGGGGGAGCGGGTGGCGATCTGTCTGAGGAACAGCGTGAACTGGGTGGCGGTCGATATGGCGGCACTGGGCCTCGGTCTGGTGGTGGTGCCGCTGTATGTCGATGACAACCCGGAAAACATCGCCTGGTGCCTGCAGAATTCCGGCGCCCGGCTGGTGGTGATGGAAAATTCCCGTCAGCGCGCAGCGTTGCAGGCCGCAATGCAAGCTCCATCGTCTGCCTTGCCGCGCATCATTTGCCTGCAGGACGGGCCCGGCGCGTGCGATCTGGCAGACTGGCTGCCGGCTGACGCGGCGGCTTTCGAGGTCCGGCCGCTTGAGCCCGGCACGCTGGCTACCATCGTCTACACCTCCGGCACTTCCGGTCGCCCCAAGGGCGTGATGCTGTCCCACCGCAACATCCTCGCCAATGTGGCGGCTTCCAGCGACGTGGTGCGCTTGCGCGGCGCCGACAGCCTGCTTTCGGTGCTGCCCCTGTCGCACATGTTCGAGCGTACTTGCGGCTACTATCTGCCGCTCTCGGTCGGGATCAAGGTGGCCTATGCGCGGGGTATCCAGCAAATCGCCGAGGATCTCGCCTTCCACCGGCCGACCGTGCTGATCGCGGTGCCGCGCGTGTTCGAACGCTTCCTCGCGCGGCTGGAAAAAACCCTGGCGCAGAATGCGTTGAAACGCGTTTTGTTTCGCCTCACCGTCCATCTTGGCTGGCGTCGCTTCAAGCGCCAGGCCACGCTGGCGGAACGCGGGCTCTACCGGCTGCTGCAGCGCTTCGTCGCCGCGCCGATTCTCGAACGGCTGGGCGGCCGCCTGTGCCTTGCGGTGGTGGGCGGCGCCAAGGTGGAGTTGCGTATCGCCCGCACTTTCATCGGTCTTGGGCTCAACCTGATCCAGGGCTACGGACTGACCGAGGCCGCGCCGGTGGTGGCCGCGAACCGCGAGGAGGACAATGACCCTGCCACCGTCGGCGCGCCGCTCAAGGGTATCGAAACCCGCATCAACGAAGCCGGGGAGCTGCTGGTGCGCGGTCCCTCCGTGATGCTCGGGTATTGGCAGAACCCGGAGGCCAGCGCAGCGGTGATGGATACCGAAGGCTGGCTCAATACCGGCGACCTGGCCGCGTTCAGCGCGGGCAAGATTGTCATTCGGGGGCGCAGCAAGGACGTCCTGATCTTGTCCAGCGGTGAGAAAGCGCCGCCGCAGGACATCGAAATCGCGATTCTCGACGATCCCGTTTTCGAACAGGCGATGCTGCTCGGGGAGGGCAAGGCTTTTTTCTCCTTGCTGGCCGTCACCGCCGAGACTGACGACAAGATGCTGGTGCGGCGCGCCAATGCGCAGCTCAAGTCTTTCCCGCGCTATATCCGGGTGCGCCGCGTGATTCCGTTAAGCGAGCCGTGGACGGTGGAGAACGGATTGCTTACGCCGACCCAGAAGGTCAAGCGCGAGGCTGTGCTGGAGCGTTTCGGTGCGTTGATTGAAGAGGTTTACCGTTAG
- a CDS encoding PilT/PilU family type 4a pilus ATPase, with amino-acid sequence MEREQAQKFMHDLLRLMISKKGSDLFITAGFPPAIKVDGKVTPVSNQTLTPAHSQELAMAIMNSKQASEFEATKECNFAISPPDIGRFRVNAFVQQSRVGLVLRTITAKIPKFEDLGLPEVLKDVAMTKRGLVVFVGGTGSGKSTSLAAMVGYRNENSFGHIITIEDPVEYVHDHKNCIVTQRDVGVDTENWFAALKNTLRQAPDVILIGEIRDRETMDYAIAFAETGHLCLSTLHANSTNQALDRIINFFPEERRQQLLMDLSLNLKAFVSQRLIPMKEGKGRAAAIEIMLNSPLISDLIFKGEVHEIKEIISKSRELGMQTFDQSLFDLYEAGMISYEDALRNADSVNDLRLKIKLHGQESKDKDLMSGIDHLGIV; translated from the coding sequence ATGGAACGCGAACAAGCTCAGAAATTCATGCATGATCTGCTGCGGCTGATGATCAGCAAGAAAGGGTCGGACCTGTTCATTACCGCCGGCTTCCCGCCCGCCATCAAGGTGGATGGCAAGGTTACCCCGGTTTCCAATCAGACCCTTACGCCAGCCCATTCACAGGAACTGGCGATGGCGATCATGAACAGCAAGCAGGCGTCGGAGTTCGAAGCCACCAAGGAATGCAATTTCGCCATCAGCCCGCCGGATATCGGCCGTTTCCGCGTCAATGCCTTCGTCCAGCAGTCACGCGTCGGTCTGGTGCTGCGCACCATTACCGCCAAAATTCCCAAATTCGAAGACCTGGGCCTGCCGGAGGTGCTCAAGGACGTGGCCATGACCAAGCGCGGCCTGGTGGTATTCGTCGGCGGCACCGGTTCTGGCAAATCCACCTCGCTGGCGGCGATGGTCGGTTACCGCAACGAAAACAGCTTCGGCCACATCATTACCATCGAAGACCCGGTGGAGTACGTGCACGATCACAAGAATTGCATCGTCACCCAGCGTGACGTCGGGGTGGACACGGAGAACTGGTTCGCGGCGCTGAAAAACACGCTGCGTCAGGCGCCGGACGTGATCCTGATCGGCGAGATCCGCGACCGCGAAACCATGGATTACGCCATCGCCTTTGCCGAAACCGGTCACTTGTGTCTCTCCACGCTGCATGCCAACAGCACCAACCAGGCGCTGGACAGGATCATCAACTTCTTCCCCGAGGAGCGGCGCCAGCAACTGCTCATGGACCTTTCGCTTAACCTCAAGGCTTTCGTCTCGCAGCGCCTGATTCCCATGAAGGAAGGCAAGGGGCGGGCGGCAGCGATCGAGATCATGCTCAACTCGCCGCTGATTTCCGACCTGATCTTCAAGGGCGAGGTGCACGAGATTAAGGAAATCATATCCAAGTCGCGCGAACTGGGCATGCAGACCTTCGACCAGTCGCTGTTCGATCTGTATGAGGCCGGCATGATCTCCTATGAGGATGCGTTGCGCAACGCCGATTCGGTCAACGATCTGCGCCTCAAGATCAAGTTGCACGGTCAGGAATCCAAGGACAAGGATCTGATGTCCGGAATCGATCACCTCGGGATCGTATAA
- a CDS encoding type IV pilus twitching motility protein PilT, which translates to MEISDLLAFSVKNKASDLHLSAGLPPMIRVNGDVRRINVDSLDHKGVHGMVYDIMNDGQRKFYEENLEVDFSFEIPGLARFRVNAYNQNRGAAAVFRTIPSKVLTLEQLNCPPIFKEIADQPRGIVLVTGPTGSGKSTTLAAMINHINENEYGHILTVEDPIEFVHESKKCLINQREVGPHTLSFANALRSALREDPDIILVGEMRDLETIRLALTAAETGHLVFGTLHTSSAAKTIDRIIDVFPAAEKEMVRSMLSESLRAVIAQTLLKTKDGSGRVAAHEIMIGTPAIRNLIRENKIAQMYSAIQTGQNVGMQTLDQCLTDLVRRNVVAPNEARIKASNKDSFAG; encoded by the coding sequence ATGGAAATCTCTGATCTACTCGCCTTCTCGGTCAAGAACAAGGCATCCGACCTGCACCTGTCCGCGGGTTTGCCGCCGATGATCCGCGTCAACGGCGACGTGCGCCGCATCAATGTGGACTCGCTGGACCACAAGGGCGTGCACGGCATGGTGTACGACATCATGAACGACGGCCAGCGCAAATTCTACGAAGAAAATCTGGAGGTGGACTTTTCCTTCGAGATCCCCGGCCTGGCCCGCTTCCGCGTCAACGCATACAACCAGAACCGGGGCGCCGCAGCGGTATTCCGTACCATTCCTTCCAAGGTACTGACGCTCGAACAACTCAATTGCCCGCCCATTTTCAAGGAAATCGCCGACCAACCGCGCGGCATCGTGCTGGTGACCGGACCTACCGGATCGGGTAAATCGACCACCCTGGCGGCGATGATCAACCACATCAACGAGAACGAATACGGCCATATTCTCACCGTGGAAGACCCGATCGAGTTCGTGCATGAAAGCAAGAAGTGCCTGATCAACCAGCGCGAAGTGGGACCGCATACGCTTTCCTTCGCCAACGCGCTGCGTTCGGCCTTGCGCGAAGACCCGGACATCATCCTGGTGGGCGAGATGCGCGACCTTGAAACCATTCGCCTGGCCCTGACCGCGGCGGAAACCGGTCACCTCGTGTTCGGTACCCTGCATACCAGTTCAGCAGCCAAGACCATCGACCGTATCATCGACGTGTTCCCAGCCGCCGAAAAGGAAATGGTCCGGTCCATGCTTTCCGAATCCCTGCGCGCGGTTATTGCGCAGACGCTGCTCAAGACCAAGGACGGCAGCGGCCGGGTCGCGGCGCACGAAATCATGATCGGCACGCCGGCTATCCGTAACCTGATCCGGGAAAACAAGATCGCGCAAATGTATTCCGCGATCCAGACCGGCCAGAATGTCGGCATGCAGACACTGGATCAGTGTCTTACCGACCTGGTGCGGCGCAATGTGGTTGCCCCCAACGAGGCGCGTATCAAAGCGTCGAACAAGGACAGCTTCGCCGGCTGA
- a CDS encoding THUMP domain-containing class I SAM-dependent RNA methyltransferase — MPENFFAPCPRGLEVPLAAELQALGASALQATDGGVGFSGPFELCYRINLENRVASRVLWRVGGSHYRREEDIYKTAYALPWLDWFDVGRTIMVKVSAKRCPLQSLDFITLKIKDAVCDKFRNLGGERPSVDTHLPDIRIHAFLEQDTFALYLDTSGEALFKRGLRRATVEAPLRENLAAGILHLSGWKPGEALLDPMCGSGTFLMEAAQMALDIPPGLGREFAFSKLLNFKSKTWEDLRAAAAARRKPMQFCNIYGSDKYGDSLKVARENLEAAGLLEAVQLKQCNVLEVPAPATEGVLVTNPPYGVRIGEQEELAALYPELGHLLKQKFSGWRAYFFTGDFRLAKLIRLSASRRIPLFNGPLECRLFEYKMVAGGMRREKPAPEI, encoded by the coding sequence ATGCCTGAAAACTTTTTCGCCCCTTGCCCGCGCGGCCTGGAAGTCCCACTTGCCGCCGAACTGCAAGCGCTCGGCGCAAGCGCATTGCAAGCGACCGATGGCGGCGTCGGTTTCAGCGGACCGTTCGAACTGTGCTACCGCATCAACCTCGAAAACCGCGTCGCCAGCCGCGTGCTGTGGCGCGTCGGGGGCAGCCACTACCGCCGCGAGGAGGACATATACAAGACCGCATATGCCCTGCCGTGGCTCGACTGGTTCGATGTCGGCCGCACCATCATGGTCAAGGTAAGCGCAAAACGCTGTCCGCTGCAAAGCCTGGATTTCATCACGCTCAAGATCAAGGATGCGGTATGCGACAAGTTCCGCAACCTCGGCGGCGAGCGCCCCAGCGTCGACACGCATCTGCCGGACATCCGCATCCACGCCTTCCTCGAGCAGGACACCTTCGCCCTGTACCTCGACACCTCGGGCGAAGCGCTGTTCAAGCGCGGGCTGCGCCGGGCAACGGTGGAAGCGCCGTTGCGGGAAAACCTCGCCGCGGGAATACTCCACCTTTCCGGCTGGAAACCGGGAGAAGCCCTGCTCGACCCGATGTGCGGAAGCGGTACTTTCCTCATGGAAGCCGCGCAAATGGCGCTCGACATCCCGCCCGGCCTGGGACGCGAGTTTGCCTTCAGCAAACTGCTCAACTTCAAGAGCAAGACTTGGGAAGACCTGCGCGCAGCGGCCGCGGCACGGCGCAAGCCCATGCAATTCTGCAACATTTACGGCAGCGACAAATACGGCGATTCGCTGAAGGTGGCGCGGGAGAACCTAGAGGCAGCCGGGCTGCTGGAAGCGGTGCAGCTGAAACAGTGCAATGTGCTGGAAGTGCCCGCCCCCGCAACCGAAGGCGTGCTGGTGACCAACCCGCCCTACGGCGTTCGGATCGGCGAACAGGAGGAACTGGCTGCGCTTTACCCCGAACTCGGCCACCTGCTCAAGCAGAAATTCAGCGGCTGGCGGGCTTACTTCTTCACCGGCGATTTCCGCCTGGCCAAATTGATCCGGCTTTCCGCCTCGCGGCGGATCCCGCTGTTCAACGGGCCGCTGGAGTGCCGTCTGTTCGAATACAAGATGGTGGCGGGCGGCATGCGGCGCGAGAAGCCCGCGCCGGAAATCTGA
- a CDS encoding CZB domain-containing protein, translating into MGLFDKFKKPVIQETVPDDLDFMSAIEAHIRWKVRLETYINGESKEQLDAAVVGRDDQCALGKWIHGPGGMKYGDLPLFQGLRETHAGFHQCAAQVIQSVDQGDQEKAVEILTRGCYAKYSNKAKAELARLSMEIGSLPE; encoded by the coding sequence ATGGGGCTGTTTGATAAGTTCAAGAAACCTGTTATTCAAGAAACCGTTCCCGACGATCTTGATTTCATGTCCGCCATCGAAGCGCATATCCGCTGGAAGGTCAGGCTGGAGACTTATATCAACGGTGAAAGCAAGGAGCAACTGGATGCCGCAGTGGTGGGGCGCGACGACCAGTGCGCCCTGGGCAAGTGGATACATGGGCCGGGAGGCATGAAATACGGCGACCTGCCCTTGTTTCAGGGGCTGCGGGAAACCCACGCCGGTTTTCATCAATGCGCGGCCCAGGTGATCCAGAGCGTCGATCAGGGCGACCAGGAGAAGGCGGTCGAAATATTGACCCGCGGCTGCTACGCCAAGTACTCCAACAAGGCGAAAGCCGAGCTGGCCCGCCTTTCCATGGAAATCGGTTCGCTTCCTGAGTAA
- a CDS encoding peroxiredoxin family protein encodes MPARKHVLIAISILALVSWLALTLTQKPIAPNVDLTTLDGKQMALDSLRGKVVLVNFWATSCPGCVSEMPALADIYRKYQPRGLEVVAVAMNYDPPEYVRNYAQQRNLPFTIALDTTGKAAEAFSQVKLTPTSFVIDRKGHIIQQTIGELDFAQLKTLLEQQLGGATS; translated from the coding sequence ATGCCAGCCAGAAAGCATGTTTTAATTGCCATAAGCATATTGGCACTGGTGTCGTGGTTAGCGCTCACTCTTACGCAAAAACCGATTGCGCCTAATGTCGATCTCACCACTCTGGATGGCAAGCAGATGGCTCTCGACAGCCTGCGTGGCAAGGTGGTGCTGGTGAATTTCTGGGCCACCAGCTGCCCGGGTTGTGTCAGTGAAATGCCGGCGCTGGCGGACATCTACCGCAAATATCAGCCGCGCGGTTTGGAGGTAGTGGCGGTAGCGATGAATTACGACCCGCCCGAATATGTGCGCAACTACGCCCAGCAGCGTAACCTGCCGTTCACCATCGCGCTGGACACGACCGGAAAGGCGGCCGAGGCGTTCAGCCAGGTGAAGCTGACGCCGACTTCGTTCGTGATCGACCGCAAGGGACACATCATCCAGCAGACGATCGGCGAACTCGATTTCGCCCAGCTGAAAACACTGCTGGAACAACAATTGGGAGGGGCCACATCATGA